A window from Calliopsis andreniformis isolate RMS-2024a chromosome 7, iyCalAndr_principal, whole genome shotgun sequence encodes these proteins:
- the LOC143181572 gene encoding glycosylated lysosomal membrane protein, whose translation MDNVFLLLLLSVGTLELGYCAERTLRSWVNPDCGELCKDTNLTTVYLRADSPNDTLHYLWDFRGNPSVLLALTSPSTFLNIKWEDFLAKRKNSITFSEEPAYTFGVVINKIIEFNDINDTALINIANIVNTNILHPMFFHWNLKKISKNNEYVTLDMEGNYYNDASMNISRQGTVKLSLSGFCSLEHSEVLPHMLHTENSTQIDIILDNVQTNKSFSNSRFAIELLVVGGGNPEIPVFINPKKSLDDEHTPGIFEVVEVRTPPYKSMYDFRTEGAYLQWRPISYTTTSRDISESTEVIQYPPLQVPNHTDAIKDTMLYSYYGDKANDLLTQRIIVSVGMAGDGFYKKTYYSTWTFLVGYGTPPSERFSPLVIMIVLIGFGVPLLAFALTGLYFSVRKLSTRSNNSSSLMLCCFLFLCLTDVVR comes from the exons ATGGATAATGTTtttctgttattattattatctgtCGGCACTCTAGAGCTTGGATACTGTGCAGAAAGAACT TTACGATCATGGGTGAATCCTGACTGTGGAGAATTATGTAAAGACACAAATTTAACAACAGTGTACCTGAGAGCCGATAGTCCCAATGATACTCTACATTATTTATGGGATTTTCGTGGAAATCCATCCGTGCTTTTGGCACTCACTTCACCTTCAACTTTCCTTAACATTAAGTGGGAAGATTTCCTTGCCAAGAGGAAGAATTCGATAACATTCTCTGAAGAACCAGCTTATACTTTTGGAGTAGTCATAAATAAG ATTATAGAATTTAATGATATCAATGACACAGCACTGATAAATATTGCTAATATtgtaaatacaaatattttgcaTCCAATGTTCTTCCACTGGAACCTtaaaaaaatatctaaaaaCAACGAGTATGTCACTTTGGATATGGAGGGCAATTATTACAACGATGCTTCAATGAATATCAGCAGACAGGGAACAGTAAAACTTTCT CTGAGTGGATTCTGTTCCCTTGAACATTCCGAAGTACTGCCTCACATGCTGCACACTGAGAATTCTACTCAGATTGACATTATTCTGGACAATGTGCAGACAAACAAGTCCTTCTCGAATAGTAGATTTGCTATTGAATTGCTAGTAGTAGGCGGGGGAAACCCTGAAATACCTGTGTTCATTAATCCCAAAAAAAGTTTAGATGATGAACATACTCCAGGCATATTTGAG GTCGTGGAAGTTAGAACACCGCCTTACAAAAGCATGTACGATTTTCGAACAGAAGGAGCTTACCTGCAGTGGAGACCAATCTCTTACACAACTACATCTCGTGACATATCAGAATCTACAGAAGTAATACAGTATCCACCTTTGCAAGTGCCTAATCATACAGACGCCATCAAAGATACCATGTTATATAGTTATTATGGAGACAAAGCAAACGATTTGCTAACGCAAAGAATTATTGTATCAGTAGGAATGGCAGGAGATGGATTTTATAAGAAGACCTATTATTCTACTTG GACCTTCTTGGTCGGCTATGGCACGCCACCCAGTGAGCGATTTTCTCCCTTGGTGATCATGATAGTTTTAATAGGATTTGGTGTACCACTGCTTGCCTTCGCCTTGACTGGTTTATACTTCTCTGTTCGCAAATTATCTACGAGAAGTAATAATAGTTCCTCTCTGATGCTTTGCTGTTTTTTGTTCCTCTGTTTAACTGATGTCGTACGGTGA